One genomic segment of Candidatus Poribacteria bacterium includes these proteins:
- the hisI gene encoding phosphoribosyl-AMP cyclohydrolase: MKFLSEIKYDRDGLVAAVIQDHRNNEILMVGYMNAESIKETLNTGRVCFWSRSRQKLWRKGETSGHTQTVKSIAIDCDGDALLIKVEQKVAACHVGYRSCFFREVSPDGESTRVVGEKIFEEDAVY; this comes from the coding sequence ATGAAATTTTTATCGGAAATTAAGTATGATCGTGATGGTTTAGTCGCTGCAGTCATTCAAGATCACAGAAATAACGAAATCCTGATGGTAGGCTATATGAACGCAGAATCGATAAAGGAAACGCTGAATACAGGGCGCGTCTGCTTCTGGAGCCGTTCCCGCCAAAAGTTGTGGAGAAAGGGGGAGACTTCAGGGCATACGCAGACGGTTAAATCTATTGCCATAGATTGTGATGGTGATGCCTTGCTCATAAAGGTTGAGCAGAAAGTGGCGGCGTGCCATGTCGGTTATCGCTCCTGCTTCTTTCGAGAAGTTTCCCCCGATGGAGAGTCAACGCGTGTCGTAGGTGAAAAGATTTTCGAGGAAGATGCCGTCTATTAG